The following coding sequences lie in one Pectobacterium sp. A5351 genomic window:
- a CDS encoding MFS transporter yields MNSIFHNSRFTAWAIGLAFDRLGNAMYMVALPLMVYHMTSSLKNMAIVTACQFLPRIFPGIYVGSMVDISNKKNIFFISLLLQCFIGIIIATLYSMQLLPFILLCILGAMTSVCFEISRTTEMTLVPVIFAKERVKATTALASIHTAMFMVGPLLGALLLKYFSYTSLLVLNALTYLAPIIANYWTKIPSLQSVQHRTKGLREKLTLTNHSLKESLATVRSSKALKLLMMFITCITLATGGLELLIIFYIKNRLHVSDQFASLMYAIGAVGMFLGSILVPLFRKIKRKIFLFITLLMIAGGISLFQIGSIPALISGQLLIFMGIFACSVTQDLIIQESAPPTMLGRISGILRIINSTMISLSTFFLTSLTAFLSFKYIALIVILLVLLALILSQNPHFSSTHYEHSEHHNE; encoded by the coding sequence GTGAATTCAATATTTCACAATTCAAGATTTACGGCATGGGCTATTGGATTAGCTTTTGACCGACTAGGTAATGCAATGTATATGGTGGCTTTGCCTCTTATGGTCTACCATATGACATCGTCCCTTAAGAATATGGCGATCGTAACTGCTTGTCAGTTTTTGCCACGAATTTTCCCAGGGATTTATGTCGGAAGCATGGTTGATATATCCAATAAAAAAAATATTTTTTTTATTTCCCTGCTTCTACAATGTTTTATCGGAATAATCATTGCTACTCTTTACAGCATGCAGTTATTGCCATTCATTTTACTATGCATCCTTGGCGCGATGACAAGCGTCTGTTTTGAAATATCACGTACAACTGAAATGACACTTGTTCCGGTTATATTCGCCAAAGAACGGGTGAAAGCCACCACAGCCCTAGCATCAATCCATACCGCAATGTTCATGGTTGGCCCCTTACTTGGTGCCCTATTGCTTAAGTATTTTAGTTATACATCACTACTCGTGCTGAATGCACTCACGTATCTTGCCCCTATAATCGCTAATTATTGGACGAAAATTCCTTCTCTTCAGTCTGTCCAACACCGGACGAAAGGGCTGAGAGAAAAACTGACACTAACTAATCATTCACTTAAAGAATCTCTCGCTACGGTGCGTAGTAGCAAAGCCTTGAAATTGCTTATGATGTTTATCACCTGTATCACGCTAGCAACGGGTGGACTGGAGTTATTAATCATCTTTTACATTAAAAATAGGCTCCACGTAAGCGATCAATTCGCCAGCTTGATGTATGCAATAGGGGCTGTCGGAATGTTTCTGGGATCGATCCTTGTTCCTCTGTTTAGGAAAATAAAAAGAAAAATTTTCCTTTTTATAACATTGTTAATGATTGCAGGCGGGATTTCACTTTTTCAGATTGGTTCCATACCAGCTCTGATATCAGGTCAATTACTTATATTTATGGGAATATTCGCCTGTAGTGTCACACAGGATCTGATAATTCAAGAAAGTGCGCCCCCCACAATGTTGGGAAGAATCAGCGGTATTTTACGTATTATTAATAGTACGATGATATCCCTATCTACGTTTTTTCTTACCTCCCTTACAGCATTTCTAAGTTTTAAATACATAGCCTTGATCGTGATACTCTTGGTTCTGTTAGCACTTATTTTAAGCCAAAATCCGCATTTTTCTTCCACACATTATGAGCACAGCGAGCACCACAATGAATAA
- the emrB gene encoding multidrug efflux MFS transporter permease subunit EmrB, with protein sequence MTVALSLATFMQVLDSTIANVAIPTIAGNLGASNSQGTWVITSFGVANAISIPITGWLAKRFGEVRLFLWSTALFALTSWLCGVSTSLEMLIFARVLQGIVAGPLIPLSQSLLLSNYPPAKRSIALALWSMTVVVAPICGPILGGWISDNYHWGWIFFINVPLGIAVVFIAMQTLRGRETKTEIKPIDTIGLALLIVGIGSLQMMLDRGKELDWFNSTEIITLTVVAVVAIAFLIVWELTDDHPVVDLSLFKSRNFTIGCLCISLAYMFYFGAIVLLPQLLQEVYGYTATWAGLASAPVGLMPVVLSPIIGRFAPHLDMRKLVTFSFIMYAVCFYWRAYTFEPGMDFGASAWPQFVQGFAVACFFMPLTTITLSGLPPERLAAASSLSNFARTLAGSIGTSITTTLWTQRESLHHAHLTESITPYNPIAQETYQQLQAMGMNQTQASAYIAEQITAQGLIISANEIFWAAAGVFLVLLVLVWFAKPPFTTGGGGGGAH encoded by the coding sequence ATGACCGTTGCTCTGTCGCTGGCAACGTTTATGCAGGTGCTGGATTCCACTATCGCCAACGTCGCTATTCCGACCATCGCCGGTAATCTGGGTGCGTCCAACTCGCAGGGAACATGGGTCATCACCTCGTTCGGGGTCGCTAACGCCATCTCCATCCCTATCACTGGCTGGCTGGCCAAACGGTTTGGTGAAGTCCGCCTGTTCCTGTGGTCAACGGCGCTCTTCGCCCTGACGTCCTGGCTGTGTGGTGTATCCACCAGCCTGGAAATGCTGATTTTCGCCCGCGTGTTGCAGGGGATTGTCGCCGGGCCGCTGATCCCGCTGTCACAGAGTCTGTTGCTCAGCAACTATCCCCCCGCGAAACGCAGCATCGCTCTGGCGCTGTGGTCAATGACGGTGGTCGTCGCGCCGATCTGCGGCCCGATTCTGGGCGGTTGGATTAGCGACAACTATCACTGGGGCTGGATATTCTTCATCAACGTTCCACTCGGCATCGCCGTGGTGTTTATTGCCATGCAAACGCTACGCGGGCGAGAAACCAAAACCGAGATCAAGCCCATTGATACTATCGGGCTGGCACTGTTGATCGTCGGCATCGGTAGCCTGCAGATGATGCTTGACCGCGGGAAAGAGCTGGACTGGTTTAACTCGACGGAAATCATCACCTTAACCGTGGTAGCCGTGGTCGCGATAGCGTTCCTGATTGTCTGGGAACTGACAGACGATCACCCAGTGGTGGATTTATCGCTGTTTAAGTCGCGCAACTTCACCATCGGCTGTCTGTGTATCAGTCTCGCCTACATGTTCTATTTCGGGGCGATCGTACTCTTGCCGCAGTTGTTGCAGGAGGTGTATGGCTATACCGCCACCTGGGCCGGGTTGGCGTCCGCACCCGTTGGGCTGATGCCGGTGGTGCTGTCGCCGATTATCGGTCGCTTCGCACCGCATCTGGACATGCGCAAGCTGGTGACATTCAGCTTTATTATGTATGCCGTCTGTTTCTATTGGCGTGCGTACACCTTCGAGCCGGGCATGGATTTCGGCGCATCGGCCTGGCCGCAGTTCGTTCAGGGGTTTGCCGTCGCCTGCTTCTTCATGCCGCTGACGACCATCACGCTGTCGGGGCTTCCGCCGGAGCGGCTGGCGGCAGCATCGAGCCTGTCGAACTTTGCCCGAACGCTGGCGGGTTCGATCGGGACGTCGATTACCACCACGCTCTGGACACAGCGTGAATCGCTGCACCATGCGCACCTAACGGAATCGATCACGCCGTATAATCCCATCGCGCAGGAAACGTATCAGCAGCTTCAGGCGATGGGAATGAACCAAACACAGGCCTCGGCTTACATCGCAGAACAGATTACCGCGCAGGGACTGATTATCTCCGCCAACGAGATCTTCTGGGCCGCTGCTGGGGTATTTCTGGTGCTGCTGGTGCTGGTCTGGTTCGCTAAACCGCCCTTTACCACCGGCGGTGGAGGCGGTGGCGCGCACTAG
- a CDS encoding NADPH-dependent FMN reductase produces the protein MNNYVIISGSTQQKSQSSRLSTVIKSLIDTIDIESNIALIDLAAIKHQEWNKEFWGDEIPCPEWKKTSAILAKSDAIIFVVPEWHGMIPPALMNLLILSERNELSHKPALIVSVSSGNGGAYTVAQFKGFYSKNNRLCFIPDHVIIRNIRDKEFDGDKNSAEDYERLTYSLSILKAYIPGLAHVRQCGVLDYDTWPYGM, from the coding sequence ATGAATAACTATGTCATTATCAGCGGAAGTACCCAACAAAAAAGCCAATCATCTCGGCTGTCAACGGTGATAAAATCGCTGATCGATACCATTGATATTGAGTCAAACATCGCACTAATTGACTTGGCAGCAATCAAGCATCAGGAATGGAACAAAGAGTTCTGGGGCGACGAGATTCCTTGCCCTGAATGGAAAAAAACATCTGCCATTCTGGCGAAAAGTGACGCTATTATTTTCGTTGTACCAGAGTGGCACGGAATGATTCCACCCGCATTAATGAACCTATTAATTCTATCTGAACGTAACGAGCTTTCGCATAAACCGGCCTTAATTGTCAGCGTTTCTTCCGGTAATGGAGGCGCTTATACGGTTGCGCAATTTAAAGGCTTTTATTCCAAGAATAATAGACTTTGCTTTATCCCCGATCATGTCATCATCCGTAATATTCGAGATAAAGAATTTGATGGTGATAAGAATAGCGCTGAAGACTATGAACGCTTAACGTATTCTCTCAGTATACTTAAGGCTTACATCCCCGGACTGGCTCATGTACGTCAGTGCGGTGTTCTAGATTATGATACCTGGCCTTATGGGATGTGA
- a CDS encoding AzlC family ABC transporter permease, which translates to MNTLTTATPKKSASFSEGVFDSLPIVIGYMPVAFAFGMNAVKLGFTPLEGIFLSCIIYAGASQFVITALLSAGMSIWVAALTVMAMDVRHVLYGPALRHRIAQRLPTRKTALWAFGLTDEVFAAAATRLAKDNRRWSENWMMGVSLLAWLSWVLGTVIGAVFGNGPLDDYPAVEAALSFMLPALFLSFLLASFKRKQSLVVACALGGALLGLLLSSIPAAILLGILSGCLASLVNPATPQVNT; encoded by the coding sequence GTGAATACATTAACCACCGCTACACCGAAAAAATCGGCGTCTTTTAGCGAAGGCGTCTTTGACAGTCTTCCGATTGTTATCGGCTACATGCCCGTGGCATTCGCGTTTGGCATGAATGCGGTCAAGTTAGGATTTACGCCGCTGGAAGGCATTTTTCTCTCCTGCATCATTTACGCCGGCGCCAGCCAGTTTGTTATCACTGCCCTGCTCAGCGCCGGCATGTCCATCTGGGTGGCGGCCTTGACCGTCATGGCGATGGATGTTCGCCATGTGCTGTATGGACCGGCGTTACGGCATCGCATTGCACAACGACTGCCAACCCGAAAAACGGCGCTCTGGGCGTTCGGCCTGACGGATGAAGTCTTTGCTGCCGCCGCGACCCGGCTGGCGAAGGATAACCGCCGTTGGTCAGAAAACTGGATGATGGGCGTGTCACTGCTCGCCTGGCTCTCGTGGGTGCTCGGTACGGTGATCGGCGCCGTGTTCGGTAACGGCCCATTGGATGACTACCCTGCCGTCGAAGCCGCGCTGTCTTTCATGCTGCCCGCGCTTTTCCTCAGCTTTTTACTCGCCTCTTTCAAGCGCAAACAGAGCCTGGTCGTGGCTTGCGCACTAGGCGGTGCGCTGCTGGGATTGCTGCTTTCCTCCATTCCAGCCGCAATACTGCTCGGCATTCTCAGCGGCTGTCTGGCTTCGCTGGTTAACCCCGCCACGCCACAGGTGAACACATGA
- a CDS encoding class I SAM-dependent DNA methyltransferase, with protein MLNSKDYNMVIEQAFQQHYTEQSDVWTTDIGMRILPLLIQGKLRLSEHSRVLDIGCGSGLDTLIYSELSSQVTGIDIYAHPEWQSIQEQFYNITFYRANFLQHPIDEYDLVIDNGCFHHQANENLLTYLLKVKEILSDNGHFVLSTFYDPTTLTYVDNYERIHHYFSDQDIEQRLNSAGFNIMDTIYIYRKRYKNYYRISFCKKI; from the coding sequence ATGCTAAATTCTAAAGACTATAATATGGTGATAGAGCAGGCATTCCAGCAGCATTATACCGAACAATCCGATGTCTGGACTACTGACATTGGCATGCGTATTCTGCCGTTACTGATACAAGGGAAACTTCGCTTATCCGAACACAGTAGAGTATTGGACATCGGTTGTGGTAGCGGGCTTGATACCCTTATTTATAGTGAACTGAGTAGTCAGGTGACCGGAATAGATATCTATGCTCATCCTGAATGGCAGTCGATACAAGAACAATTTTATAATATCACTTTTTATCGCGCCAACTTTCTTCAGCATCCTATAGATGAATATGATCTTGTCATTGACAATGGCTGCTTTCATCATCAGGCAAATGAAAATTTGTTGACCTATCTATTAAAAGTAAAGGAAATACTGTCAGATAATGGTCACTTTGTTCTTTCGACATTTTACGATCCAACGACACTGACGTATGTAGACAATTATGAAAGAATACACCATTATTTTAGCGATCAAGATATTGAACAGAGACTAAATAGTGCAGGATTTAATATTATGGATACAATTTATATCTATAGAAAAAGGTATAAGAATTACTATAGAATTTCCTTTTGCAAGAAGATATAG
- the emrA gene encoding multidrug efflux MFS transporter periplasmic adaptor subunit EmrA, translating to MSESVENQVPKTPQRNKKQQRKRVLSLLTFIFVVLGCAWLGYWFLVLRHHQSTDDAYVAGNQIQIMAQISGSVTHVNVDNTDFVKQGQVLVELDPTDAQQAFERAKTGLANSVRQTHQLIINSKQYQANIELRQTELNKAQSDLSRREALGSANAIGREEVQHARDAVATAKAALEVARQQYQANQAMILDTPLEKQPAIQQASVEMRDAWLALQRTKIVSPIDGYVSRRSVQIGARISPTSALMAVVPANHLWVDANFKETQLANMRIGQPATVVADIYGDDVVYQGKVVGLDMGTGSAFSLLPAQNATGNWIKVVQRLPVRIELDPKQVAEHPLRIGLSALVNVDTANIEGNALAETSRTTPAYQSDALTLDLTPVNQDISAIIQANAG from the coding sequence ATGAGTGAAAGTGTGGAAAATCAGGTACCGAAAACGCCACAAAGAAACAAGAAACAACAGCGTAAGCGCGTGCTATCGCTGCTGACGTTTATTTTTGTCGTGCTGGGCTGTGCCTGGCTGGGTTACTGGTTCCTGGTGCTCAGGCATCACCAAAGCACTGACGATGCCTACGTCGCAGGCAACCAGATTCAGATCATGGCGCAGATCAGCGGCAGCGTCACCCATGTTAACGTCGACAATACCGATTTCGTTAAGCAGGGACAGGTACTGGTGGAGCTGGACCCTACCGATGCTCAACAGGCATTTGAACGCGCGAAAACCGGGCTGGCCAACAGCGTGCGTCAGACGCACCAATTGATTATTAACAGTAAACAGTATCAGGCCAACATTGAACTGCGCCAAACCGAGTTGAACAAGGCACAAAGCGATTTGAGCCGCCGGGAAGCGCTGGGCAGCGCCAATGCCATCGGGCGTGAAGAAGTGCAGCATGCTCGTGATGCCGTCGCGACCGCCAAAGCCGCGCTGGAAGTCGCCAGACAGCAATATCAGGCGAATCAGGCGATGATTCTGGATACACCGCTTGAGAAGCAGCCTGCTATACAGCAAGCCTCTGTAGAAATGCGCGATGCCTGGCTGGCGCTACAGCGCACCAAAATCGTCAGTCCGATTGACGGTTATGTCTCACGCCGCAGCGTACAAATTGGCGCGCGTATCTCTCCGACGTCAGCGCTGATGGCCGTGGTGCCCGCCAATCACCTGTGGGTCGATGCTAACTTCAAAGAGACACAGCTAGCTAATATGCGTATCGGCCAACCGGCTACCGTGGTCGCAGACATCTACGGTGATGATGTCGTGTACCAGGGAAAAGTAGTCGGTCTCGATATGGGAACCGGTAGCGCGTTCTCCCTGTTACCCGCCCAGAACGCAACCGGCAACTGGATCAAGGTCGTTCAGCGCCTGCCCGTCCGTATTGAACTTGATCCAAAACAGGTCGCCGAACATCCGTTGCGTATCGGCCTGTCCGCGCTGGTTAATGTCGATACTGCCAATATAGAAGGCAACGCGCTAGCAGAAACCTCACGCACCACGCCAGCCTACCAAAGCGATGCGCTGACGCTGGATCTCACCCCTGTTAACCAGGACATCAGCGCCATTATTCAGGCGAACGCCGGTTAA
- the mprA gene encoding transcriptional repressor MprA, whose amino-acid sequence MHSSFTPIEQMLDLRASRKPGFPRQEVLILRLFMHVQGKILEHRNRMLKDQGINETLFMALLTLESQESYSIQPSELSAALGSSRTNATRIADDLEKRGWIERRESSNDRRCLHLHLTEEGKAFLGELIPPQHRSLHVLCSALESSEQTQLEALMRKLLVRLDEMDDLDNL is encoded by the coding sequence ATGCACAGTTCATTCACTCCTATAGAACAAATGCTCGACCTGCGTGCTTCACGTAAACCAGGATTCCCACGTCAAGAAGTCTTAATATTGCGCCTTTTCATGCATGTCCAAGGCAAAATTCTGGAACACAGAAACAGAATGCTGAAGGATCAGGGCATCAATGAAACCCTCTTCATGGCATTGCTGACGCTGGAGTCTCAAGAGTCTTATAGCATTCAGCCTTCCGAACTCAGCGCAGCGCTAGGGTCATCACGCACCAATGCAACGCGTATCGCTGACGATCTGGAAAAAAGAGGCTGGATTGAGCGACGCGAAAGCAGCAACGACAGACGCTGCCTGCACCTGCACCTGACAGAAGAAGGCAAAGCTTTTCTCGGCGAACTGATTCCACCACAGCACCGCAGTCTCCATGTGCTTTGCTCGGCACTTGAGTCCAGTGAACAAACTCAGCTTGAAGCCCTGATGAGAAAGCTTCTGGTTCGGTTGGATGAAATGGACGACCTCGATAACCTATAA
- the ygaH gene encoding L-valine transporter subunit YgaH, whose translation MSTEVILIGLIVGGVNYLFRYLPLRLSTSRASGSLQRGKKALLLDSIGIASICALLIVSSVPDILAHHEKLLPTLVGFVTLTACFYKTHSIVLSTLLGALCYGIAFKLL comes from the coding sequence ATGAGTACGGAAGTCATTCTTATCGGGCTGATTGTGGGGGGGGTGAACTATCTCTTTCGTTATTTACCTCTGAGACTCAGCACCTCACGCGCTTCCGGCTCGTTGCAGCGCGGTAAAAAAGCGCTGTTGCTTGATAGCATCGGCATTGCTTCTATTTGTGCGCTGCTGATTGTTTCCAGCGTGCCGGATATTCTCGCGCATCACGAAAAGCTGCTGCCAACGCTGGTCGGTTTTGTGACGCTGACGGCCTGTTTTTATAAAACCCACAGTATCGTCTTATCGACGTTACTGGGCGCGCTGTGCTATGGAATTGCGTTTAAGCTGCTTTGA
- a CDS encoding NupC/NupG family nucleoside CNT transporter — protein MSQVLHFILATAAIFLLALLVSHDRKRIRLRFIVQLLVIEILLAYFLLHSSIGLDAISSFAGLFEKLLSFANQGTDFVFGGMNAQGLSFIFLNVLCPIVFISALIGILQHWRILPLIIKGIGTLLSKVNGMGKLESFNAVSTLMLGQSENFIVYKGIIADMSPRRMYTMAATAMSTVSMSIISAYMTMLDAKYVVAALILNMFSTFIVLSIINPYQPDDEPELKLEKLHEDQSFFEMLGEYILAGFKVAMIIMAMLIGFVALIAAVNALFSTVFGISFQAIMGYVFSPLAWLIGIPSSDILNAGSIMATKLVANEFVAMIELKKIAAEMSPRGLGILSVFLISFANFASIGIIAGAIKGLNEAQGNVVSRFGLKLVYGSTLVSLLSAAVAGLVL, from the coding sequence ATGTCACAGGTTTTACATTTCATTTTGGCAACGGCGGCAATTTTTTTGCTGGCGTTGCTCGTCAGCCACGACAGAAAACGCATCCGTTTGCGTTTTATTGTGCAATTGCTGGTGATTGAAATCTTGCTGGCCTATTTCCTTTTGCATTCCAGCATCGGGCTGGATGCGATTAGTTCCTTTGCCGGGTTGTTTGAAAAACTCTTATCTTTTGCTAATCAAGGGACCGACTTTGTGTTCGGCGGAATGAACGCACAGGGCTTATCCTTTATCTTCCTCAATGTGCTCTGCCCTATCGTGTTTATTTCCGCGCTGATCGGCATTTTGCAGCACTGGCGAATTTTGCCTTTGATTATCAAAGGTATCGGCACGCTGCTGTCTAAAGTCAATGGGATGGGGAAACTGGAGTCGTTTAACGCGGTGAGTACCCTGATGCTCGGGCAGTCGGAGAACTTTATCGTCTATAAAGGCATCATCGCCGACATGTCGCCACGGCGGATGTACACGATGGCCGCGACGGCGATGTCGACCGTTTCGATGTCGATCATCAGCGCCTACATGACCATGCTGGACGCCAAATACGTGGTTGCGGCGCTGATTCTGAATATGTTCAGCACCTTTATCGTGCTGTCGATCATCAACCCTTATCAGCCTGACGATGAGCCAGAATTGAAGCTGGAAAAGCTGCATGAAGACCAAAGCTTCTTTGAAATGCTGGGAGAATACATCCTTGCTGGTTTTAAAGTCGCGATGATTATTATGGCGATGCTGATCGGCTTCGTGGCCTTGATTGCCGCCGTCAATGCGCTGTTCAGCACCGTTTTCGGTATTAGCTTCCAGGCGATTATGGGCTATGTCTTTTCACCGCTGGCGTGGCTGATCGGCATTCCGTCTTCCGATATCCTGAACGCGGGCAGCATCATGGCGACCAAGCTGGTGGCGAATGAATTCGTTGCCATGATCGAATTGAAGAAGATCGCCGCAGAGATGTCGCCACGCGGACTGGGCATTTTGTCCGTGTTCCTGATTTCCTTCGCCAACTTCGCGTCAATCGGCATTATCGCGGGCGCTATCAAAGGGCTGAATGAAGCACAGGGCAACGTGGTATCACGCTTCGGCCTGAAGCTGGTTTATGGTTCTACGCTGGTGAGCTTGCTGTCTGCGGCAGTGGCGGGACTGGTGCTGTAG